The genomic segment CAAAAGCAGCAGGGAAATTACTCTTTGATGATCTGCCTGGTTATCGTTTTAGTTGCTATGTAACTAATCTAGATTTACCCCTAGACCAAGTTTGGAATATCTACAACACCAGAGCTGATTGTGAAAACAGAATCAAAGAACTCAAAGAAGACTTTGGATTGGACAACTTTTGTTTAAAGAATTTTTGGGCAACTGAGGCTTCCTTTAGATTCATTATGGTGGCTTATAACCTAATGAGTTTGTTTAGGCATTTTGCCTTAAATCATCATAATCGAGCAACTTTAAAAACCCTAAAAGTCTATTGCTTTGCATTAGGAGCTTGGACAGTAAATCATGCTAACAGAAAGGTGTTAAAGATTGCTTTGAACACTAAAAAAAGACCTTGGATGGACGGATTATTCTCCCAAATTAATAATTTAAGTCCTCCTTTTGTTTATTCCTAATGCATAATGCGGGTTCAATCAGAAAGCCAATTGGAAAAATATGGTAAAAAGGCACAGAATATTAAAAATAACTGCAACATCAAATGTTATTATGGCGGATTGGGTCAAGAGACATTTGAACTTGAAAAAGTGTTGGGGAAATTTGAATATGAAGATGCAAAAACAAAACAAGTGCGCCAGCGTTCTTTAATGACTGCATCAGAAATACGAGAACTCAAAGACGAAATCCTCATCATTCCAAGTGGCGAAAAACCAATCAAAGTAAAAGTGAAGCCAGCGTATCAACAACCTCAATTGATGAAGCGTTTGGCATTGGAACCAGTAGAAGAAGATAACTTAATTGCACCATTAGCATACACCACCCAGTATATCGATTTAGATTCTTACCGAGAAGAAAAACCAAATAGTAATAATAATTCACAAGACGAAACTTCGTCTACAACGCTTTCATAAATGAATGAAACTAATAACGAAAGAACTTGAAAAACGATTTGAACAAATCGGAGATCAATCTGAAAAAGACAACCCAATCATCGTCGCTAAATATTTTAACCCTGTAGGTGCTGCAACTTGGTATGCTACAGAATATGACCCAAAAACGAATATCTGTTTTGGTTATGTTGAAAATTTAGTCTCAAGCCCTAATGGAATATATGATGAGTGGGGCTACTTCTCCCTTAAGGAATTAGCATCTGTAAAACTTCCTTTCGGGCTTTCCATTGAAAGAGATCGACATTTTAATGAAATTACTTTTAAAGAGCAGATGGAAAAGAAAAGACCTAAAAGGGAATTAGAAACAAAAAAAGACAAAAAAGATAAAGATAAAAGCGATGAATTAGAACGATAATGGGGGCTTTTAGATATACGTCAGTCCATCAATATTTGGATGAAGTATTGGGGCAAATACAAAATCCAACAGACTCCCAAATCAAAAAAGCAAAGCAAGCCTATTGGAAAATATACTATGGGTATTATAGAAAACAAAAGCGTAAAACTCGTAAAGAGTTTACGCTTGGTTTTTATCCAGACCAATTAGAACAGATTCATCAAAAAAGAGAAAATTTATCTGTTTCAGAATTTCTCTACAACTGTGTGTTTTTAATATTAAAAAATGATGCTATTTCTTTTGCCAACAACTATCAGTTAGATGAACTCTATCAAAAAGTAATGGAACTCATTACTTTGGTGGAGGAATTATTGGAAGAACATACCTATCAAAAAATAGAAGAAATATTGCTTCGTTTAGAAACAATTGAAGAACAATTCACAACGCTACAGGAAGGTAAATTATGATTATTAAGTCAAAATCTATCAAGAAGAAAAGTAAGAAAGCCTTGGAGAATACCATTCGATATATCCTTACAAAAGAAAGCCAAAAACAAGTAGGCTTTATTATGAATCGCTATATAAAAGGCGACCGAAATTTTGATAAGCAAATGCAGTTAGCTGATAAAGATTTATTAAAGCAAGAACAGATTTTAGAGAAACGCATTCAAAATATGGTGAAACAATTTGAATCCAATGAATCGAAAAGGAAAATAGAAAGAAGTAATGCAAACATTGCGTACCATGAGATTATCTCTTTTCATAAATCTGATACAGATAAATTGCCTAAAAAAGTATTGTTAAAAATTGCGAGAAAATACGCAAAAGAACGTTCACCGAATTCTATGATTATAAGCTCTATGCATTCAGATAAATCTCATCTTCACATTCATAATGTAATTTCTGCTTTAGAATTTGCGACAGGAAAACCAGTAAGGTTAACAAGAAAAGAATTTAAGGATGTAAAAATTCGTATGGAATATTTTCAACAACAAGAATTAGGATTGGAATTTAGCAAAGTAGATCATTCTAAAAAAAAAGTTCAAATGTTACAACTTGATATTGATAGAGAACTCAATCTAAGAGGGAAGCGAAGTGAACGTCAAGAAATACAATCCAAATTAATACAGGTTTTTGCCAAAGTAAGAACTGAAAAAGTATATTACAGAGAATTAGAAAAGGCTGGATTAGAATTGTATTCCAGAGGTGGAAAAATTGTAGGTGTTCAAGGTTTTAATAAGCGATATAGATTGAAGACTTTGGGCTTTGATCCAAAACGAATTTCATTAGAAAAAGTACAAGAGAATATTCGACTTAAAGATTTACAAAAACTTAAATCAAATAAAAATCAGGAGTTGGAACAATAATTAACGTGGTAGTTACAAAAATACAAGACAGGAAGAAGTAATTCTCCTGTCTTCTTTTTTTGGGTGAAACGGATTCCAAAGGTGTCCTTTGGCAAGACTGCTTTTGAATTGTTCCACTGAACAGTTCAAAAGCAATCTTGCATCAGGATGTCGCTAAAAGAAAATCCATTTTCGAATTACGTCATCGTGATTTTAAAATGTCCAAAAAGTCAGTAGACGACTTTGGATATTTTTTTATTTCTTATTTAATCCATGCCAATCAACGTATAGTCGATATTTTTTGTTATTATAACTATTTTATTTCGCTATTCGGAAAATTTTAGTATATTTGTATTGAATTATTTAAATCATATAATATTAATTAAAAATTTTAAACCATGAAAGATCTTATGAATTACAAGCATTCCAGTAAAATGCATCAGCACAATTTAAAATTAGTTAATTATGAATATTCATGCAATAAGCAAGGAGTATCTTCTTGCGGAACGTAAAATTTTAGCCTATAGAAGTAAAAATAATATTAGTAAGGTTCTTGATCGTGAACTTGAAGATTTGGCAAGTCAATGTGGACTATGCTCTGAAAGTATCATTCGAGATTTCACAGACGAAGGAATCGCTTTAGAAAATTTACTTACTATATTAAAAAAGTTTAATGATATCGCTTTAAAAAAGTAATTTTAGAAATTACTAGGTAGTGTTATATCACAAAAGTAACCAAATAAATTAGAGTAATATCTAATGTATTTTGGATAAATATAGATAAAATCTAAATATGAAATGTACAGGCGGTCTTGCTAAAAACGCCTTTTTATTTTAGAATGATCGTAAAATAGGATTTTACCTTTAAGAATCATTTTAATCACTTATGGACACAAAAAAATTAAATATCGCTGAAACGTTGGAATCAATACGTTTAGAGAAGCGCTTGAATAAAGGAGATTTTGCTGACAAATGTGGAATCTCAAAATCATTTTATTCAGAAATAATCAATAAGAAAAGAAACCTTAACGTAACAACTCTAGAACAAATATGTTCTAACATTGACGTGCCGATTGAAATTTTTATCCTCAAAGCTATTAATGAAGATAAAATTGAAGACCCTGAAAGAAGAAGATTGGTGAGAGAAATTAGACCTCACATGAAAAAAATCACAGATTTACTTTATTCTTTTAGTTAATAAAATAATTAGATTAACTAGGCTCGTTTTTACGAGCCTTTTTTATTCAACTTATTTTTTCCTTATTTTTTCTAATTCAACAAGCCTAGATTTCATTTTAATCTGCTGCAACTTTTCTACTCTATCTTTTTCGATCATGGAATCAAGAAGAATAGTAACTACATTTCTATTGTATTCAGATAAGTCATTTACCAAAACTAATTTTTCAGCTACTGATCTGTCTTTAATTTCTGAGGATTGAAACAATTCTACTACATCTACTGCCAAAGCTTTTGCGATTCGAACCATGGAAGCCAAACTTGGATTACTTCCTCCTCTCTCTAATCTAGAGTAAGTTGGCACTAGCATCCCGCAACCTTCAGCTACATCTTTTTGAGTTAGTCCCTTTTCCTTACGGATACGTTTAATATTGGCTAGTAAAAGTGCTTGTGTAGGCTCCATTTTAGGTTATTTTATCAATTATTTACCACAAACATAGGTAGAATTGGCTATAAAAACAAAAAACACAAGTTTTATTTTTATTTATAAACAAATTAGTTTACTTTTGAAATATAATTTTGTGTAATATAATGTTTTAAAAGCTAACTAAAAAAATGAATGACTTCGATACTTCCAATAGTAACCATTTCAAATATACAACAGATGTATTAGAGTTCCATATTTTAGGTGGACTAACAACCTTTGGTTTAGATCGTATGCGTGTGACTTTAAAGGTAAATAGAATTGAGGATAAATTTCACGCCTACCGAAATAATATTGATTTATACAATGCCAATAGCGTTGAAAAGTTTGTTCGCAAACTTGCAGAGTTTTTAGAGATTGGAACGTCAAACATTAGAAGAGCCTTGCAAGAACTCATTTCTGAATTAGAAAACTACCGATTAGAATTATTAGACCAAGTAGAAAACGAAGAAGCAGAAGAATACTTACTATCAAAAAAAGAACGACGTTCTGCTGCTGATTTTTTGAAATCTAAAAATCTATTAGAAAAGACAAATAAACTAATCGGACAATCTGGAGTTATTGGAGAGGACGGAAACCGTCTGTTAATGTATTTGATTTTTACTTCTCGTAAAATGGACAATCCATTAAACTGCGTAAGCTTCGGTTCAAGCGGATCTGGAAAAACGCATCTGCAATCTAAAGTTGCAGAATTAATTCCCGAAGAAGAGCGATTAAGTTTGACTTCACTTTCTGCCAATTCATTTTACTATTTCAAAAGAACAGAACTAAAATACAAATTAATCTTAATAGAGGATTTAGACGGAGCAGATGATGTACTGTATCCATTAAGAGAATTGCAAACCAAAAAAAAGATTACCAAATCAGTTGTTCAGAAGGGAATTGGCGGACAAGGTAAAACTAAAAATTTAACCGTAGAAGGACCGATATCAGTTGCTGGATGTACCACCCAAGAAAGTATTTATGAAGACAACTCCAATAGGAGTTTCTTAATACATATTGATGAGAGCGAAGTGCAAGACGAAAAGATAATGACGTATCAGCGAAAACTATCAGCAGGGAAGATAGATATTGAAGAAGAGCTCAAAGCAGAAGAATTGTTACGAAATGCACAACGATTATTAAAGCCGATTAAAATAATCAATCCGTTTGCAGAATATCTTGTATTGCCTAAAGCAGTATTTAAACCAAGACGAACAAACGCTCATTACTTACAATTTATAGAAGTGATTACCTTTTATCATCAACTACAAAGAGAGAAACAATATGACCTTCATACTGGAGAAGAATATATTGAAACGACGATTGAGGATATTAAATATGCGAATGAAATTCTAAAACCAATTTTGCTTTGTAAATCTGATAATCTAAACGGTGCAACAAGAAGTTATTTAGAAAAGTTAAAAATGTATTTGGAAAATAAAGGAGATACCGTTTTTACCAATAGAGAAATCAGAACCGCATTTAGAATTGCAGAAAGCACCTTACGAAGATATCAGCTCTTGTTATTACAAGAGGGCTATATCAAACGAAGAAAAGATGTGCAAGGAGATTCATTTGTATATGAAATTGTAGATGTGAATGAGTTTAAAGAATTAGAGAATAGCATCAATTCAGCACTCAATTTTTGCATTGAAAAGATAGGATCAAAAACCTCAATAAGCAAAAAATCAAACTGATTTTGTTTAAGTGTCGAGCTTCTCGACCGATTCGCTACCGCCAGTGGTTCGCCACTCTAAAAGTGGCGAGGGTAAGGGTTTTAAAATGAGAAAGTTAGATAAGGTTCGCCACAAAAACTAAAACATAAGCAAGGTCGAGAGGCTCGACACCCAATAAATAGAAAACCAATAAAAAGATACTGAAATAAGTTCAGCATAAAAATGAAGAAACTACCACTAAAAAGCACCTCGTTTATCACGCTTATATATAGCTATACCGAATGGTTAGATGTATTGGGGTATGCTTCTTCTACCGTTTACAATCTACCAAACCACCTAAAGGAATTTTTCTACTACCTTGAACAAAAAGGACACAAAGATATTTCGTTAATTACTACACAAATAGTAAAAGAGTATTACAATCATTTATCCAATAGAAAAAACCAACGACGTGGTGGTGGGATTTCTAAAGCCTTTTTAAACAAACACCAACAAGCGTTAAAGTTATTTCTCAAATATCTAAAAGAACATAAATCAAATATCAAATTTGGTGTCCATTTAAAAGGAGAGAAAACCAATTACCAAGAAAGTAAAACAATACTTACTCAAGAAGAAGTAAAAGAATTATTTGAAGCTTGTAATTTCTCCCACATGGCAGAACATTTTCAACTGCGTGATAAGGCGATATTGGTTTTATTGTACAGTTGTGGTCTTCGTAGAAACGAAGCTGTGCATATCAATACGGAAGATATCCTGTTTGAAAAGCAACGAATTTATGTCCGAAAAGGGAAGAACTATAAAGAACGTTTTGTTCCAATTAATAAATACAATTTAAACGTTTTAGAAGAATATATTTTTGAAGCAAGATCAGAGTTTTTAAAAAATTATCAAACAGATGCGCTCCTACTCTCAAATCAAGGAAGGCGCATTAGTGATTTAAGTATTGCAAATCGATTAAAAGAAATAATTAATGCTACTGAAAATGAAACCATCCAAGAAAAGCCTATTACGCTTCACACACTTCGTCATAGTATCGCAACCCACCTAATGCAGAACAAAGTTCCAATCAAATCAATCAGCACTTTTTTAGGTCATGCTTCTTTGGAAAGCACACAAATTTATGTTCATTTAGTCAAAAAAGAAGCTCAACTAAAAGATGATGTATAGAGAATATTTACAAAAAGAAGGATACGCCAAAACGACCATTACTTCCTATTTGCGTTACCAATCATTTTTTTCCAATTGGTGCGAATACAAAGATTATGAAGAAGCTACTATTGATTACAAATCTTGCCTTTCATATATCAAATTCATCCAACAATCAAAAAAAGGGAAAACCATTACTAAAAGTACGGTTCAACATCAAGTAGGTGCGTTAAAAATCTACTTCAATTATTTGGTAGATTCAGAGCAACGATTTGATAACCCAATAGAGAATATTAATATCCGAGGAGTTAAACGAACATTGAATCATAATTTGTTAGAACCAGAAGAACTCGAAGATTTGTATTACAGTTACCAAACAGAAAGAATAGAGTTTCCAAACTCTAAATCTGTAGCCATTCGTAACAAAGTCATTACTGGTTTAATGGTTTACCAAGGATTAAATGCAACAGCTTTAAAAGCACTCAATGTAGAACATATCGAATTAGAAAAAGGAACTATCTATATTCCAAGTACACGCATAACAAACAGTAGAACATTAGAGCTCAAATCCCCTCAAATCCTTCCTTTTGTCCAGTATTTAGAAAAACATAGAGAAATACTACAAGAGGAACTCAAAAACTACACAGAAAGCCTGTTTCCGCTAAATTCAGAGCGTTTTGACATCATTACGCTTCACTTGTTCAAAAGACTGAAACGAATCAATCATAAAGTGACCAATGTAAAGCAAGTCAGAGCTTCGGTAATAACGAATTGGCTCAAAACGTATAATATTCGAGAAGTGAAGTATATGGCAGGACATCGCTATATTTCTTCCACGGAACGATACCAACAGGATGATCTTGAGAATCTACACGAAATGATTGAGAGTTTGCATCCGATTTGTTAATTATATTAAAGTTTACGGAAATCCGTAAACTTTTCTTCCTGCTTTTCACTTTCTTACATAAATAATTCAATGCCAAAATGACATTAGATAATTTATGGTCATATTTTTGTTATAAGCTATTAGTCAATTAATTAGAAAGGTAATATAATTTAATTTAATGAGTAGATTTACAGAAGAAACTTTAAACAGTTGGAGAAAACCGCCAAGTGATGCGGAGGAAACAAAACTAACTAATGCCGAGCGCATGGTACGTGAAGCTATTAGTGAAGATGATATTTTAAGCTCAAAATCCACAAGAATATTTGGGCAAGGTTCATACGCAAATGATACAAATGTGAAACTGAACAGCGATATTGATATTAATGTTCAATACACTGGAGGGTTTTATTATCAGTTATTAAATGATACAACACAAGAGGATGCAGGTATCGGAAAACTATCTAGCTCAACTTATTCCTATAGCGAATTCAAGGATGATGTTGAGAAAGCAATGGTAAAAAAGTTTGGACGTAATTCTGTCAAAAGAAAAAATAAATGCATCACTATTTTGGCAAATAACTACAGGGTTGAAACAGATGTTGTACCAACATGGGAGTTAAGAAGATATGATAAGAATAATACTCCTATATTAGGAGCAAGATTTTTCCCCGATGATGGTGGTGTAGTAACCAATTATCCTGAACAGCATATTCAGAATGGAAAGGATAAAAATGCTCGAACTCAAAAAAGATTTAAACGCCTTACTCGAATCCATAGAAAGTTAAGATATAAAATGATTGAAGATGGCGAAAAAATAAATGATGGAATTACGTCTTTTTTGTTAGAATGCTTGGTGTGGAACATTCCAGATTATATATTTAATAACAATGATACATGGACAGATCGGTTAAAAGAATCCATAAGATTTGTTTATCTAAAGACCAAAGAAGATAAAGAATGTAAAGAATGGGGAGAAGTATCTGATTTACTTTATCTTTTTACTGGAAGTAGGAAATGGTCTAGAGAAGATGTAAATAGATACATGATGCAAGTGTGGAATTATTTAGAATTTAAATAAAATATTATGATTAAATACAACATTAGAGTTTTCGCTTATGCGATATTAGGTCTTGGAATAATTACCTTTTTGGTAATATTCCTTTTCATATCAAAAGACTTACTTTCATCTTTTTCTTCAGCGGTAGCATTTAACATTATTATATGGACGCTATTCATTAATTGGGCTTGGAAATTTAAAATATTTTATCCGTGGTTGGTACCTTTTCCTAATCTATCAGGAAAATGGGAAGGTGAATTAATTTCTAATTGGGATAACAAATCATTAGACCCAATTCCTACAAAAGTAATTATTAATCAAACATTTTTTAATGTTCAAGTGCAAATTCAAACAGGAGAAAGTAAAAGCTTTAGTACAGGAGCTTCATTTGATATAGATACAGATAGAGGCTTGCAACAATTATTTTATTCATATTTGAATACACCCAAACCAAGTGTAAGAGAGCGTAGTGAAATTCACTACGGTACTACACGACTTGAATTCAAAGGATTTAAGGTTGATGAATTAGAAGGTGAGTATTGGACGTCTCGAGAAACTACAGGGGAGCTACATTTAAAAAGGAAAAGATAAAATATTATTAATATGACAAATGGAGACGTAATTGAATTATTTATGTGGGGATATCAAAAACATGCTCAAATATCACTTCAGGTATCAGCAGAAAGTATTTTTAAAAAATTAGATATAGAGCTTGACCCCAAAATCTTTTTTGTTGGAGTATTGGTTGAAGATAGAGAAAATAGACATCCCATCTGTATCGAGCCTGATGATACTGATTTCTATGTAAGTCAGTTTACTGATGTAAAAAGGCTTGCTAATGAACTTGAAAAAATAGATAGTGATTCGAGAATAATTCATTCCCATCCGATAGCTCAAGAGAATCAAGATAATAAGATAAAAGCGAAAGCATACAGGGATAGTATTTTAAAAACTATAGAAAGAGAAAGTTCTTATGGAGAGAACGACCATTTCGTTTCTTATCCGACTAATGTAGAAGGATATCTTGTTTTTACTGTTCTATCGCTTAATAAAAGAAAGTTAGAAAAGTACTATTCGCTGACAAAAGATAAGTGGAATGATAGATTTCATATTTCACGTTCATTCATTGAAAGCTGTATCGATACATTTTTAGATGAATGTACTCATGAATTAAAAGACCCAAATCGTGGAATTAGTTTTATGTCTCGAAAAGCAGAGGAGCTATTGAGAGATTCGGCTCGTAATTTTATGTATTCTGCATCAAATGTTGGCGGAAACTTTGAGGGTTTACACGGACTATATGATACCTGTAATGAGATAGCTTCTATGAAATATGAAGGAGCTGAGGGATTAGGTGGATTAGTAGTTGCTCCATCTGGACATAAAAATATCCGAATGACTTTGGAGCTTAAAAAACCTATTAAGATGCGAAACCACAGAAAGGTTCGTAAATTTTTAGAATTAGTAGATTCGGAATCCTATATAATTTCAGATTCTGCTTTAATATATGGTTTAGGTAAATTCACAGGGAAGTATAACCCTAAAGATGAAAATATATTTGTTATTAGTTTTAAGAATCATTTGAAGTGGGAATTATTGCATGATGAAAACTCATTAATGTTAGTAGAGTATGGTATTCCTTCTTTACCTAAAGAAAAAATAAATCGAGATAAGTTTTATGATGATTTTCCAAGACTATTTAAAGGCATTGAGAAAAAACAAATAGATGCTTTATGGGAAGTGACTATGGAGGCGACTAAGCAAAAGCACGGAGCGATGCTTATTATTTCTGCTCAAGCCGAAACAGAAGCAAAGCGTCTAGAAAGTCAGTGTTTCCCATTAGAACCTCTAAAGTTAAATTCAAAACTAATAGCACAAACAACTTCCATTGATGGAGGTGTTCTTATGGATGAAAATGCTATTTGCCATGCTATTGGAGTCATCTTAGATGGGATAGCGACTGAAAAAGGAGATTCCTCGAGAGGTTCAAGATATAATTCTGCTGTTCGATATAATGAACATTTTGGAGCGGAAGCACCAGTTGTTATTGTTGTTATCTCTGAAGACGGAATGATAAACCTTATACCAGAACTAAAACCCCAAATTAAGCATAGTGTTATTATAGAAGCTATTGATAACTTTGAAGATGTTCTTAAATCAGAGACTCTAAATAAAAAAAAATTCAATACGGGAATGAGTTTTTTTAAGAGTATTAATTTTTATCTCACAGAAGAAGATTGTAAAAACATAAATTCTTTACGACACCAAATTGAGGAAAAATTTGCTAAAGATTTGGTAATGTTACGAATTGTTTATCAGGACATAACACCATATGCTGAAATGAACGATTCATATTATAAAGAGGAATGAAATTAAAGTTTGAAAACTGTCTTTTCATTAATGGTCTAAAATATTGTTTGGATTTTTTTGCGTTGGATACACTCTAGTTACTCTAACAGTAGTTTTATCTACTTGGTAGTAAACTCGATATTTTTTTTTAACAATTACTCTTCGACATGAAGGGTCAAATTCATCTATCTGCCACTGTTCAGAGAAAACTATTTCTTCTACGGCATCAATAATATCATTTATATGAATATAGGCTTTGTTAGGAGAGAATTCTAAGTAGTATTCTAAAATATCATCTAAATCTATTTCTGATTGTGTAGACCAAATAATTTGCTCGTAATTTTTAGACATATTACTACTGACTAACGTATTTTTGACGTATTTGAGAGTGGGTTTTGAACTCTCCTCTTTCAATAGAATTTATAGCTTCTCTATTGTTTTTTACAATATCGGTTTTAGTAAGAGGTGTTCCTTTAAAGGTGTAGGCTACAATATCAGCTTTAACAGATATATCTTCGTTGTAAGTTTGATGCAATGCTTTTACCATTCGTAAAAATCGCTCATCTGATGAGTTAATGATATCAACTAATTTATTTTTTAATTCTACCGTTTCCATAATAATTAATGATTACTGTAACAAATATACATAAATTATAACACAATTTATTTGAATTTATTTCAACATAAATCATTCCAAATAAAAATTATCAATAAATATTAGGTCAATAAAAGACAAAGAATTATTTTAGTATTGGAATAGAAGTTCATTGAAATAACCTCGTATAAAAAAGTGAGGCATTGGTATAAAAAGGTCAAAAGCCTCTAAAAAAGACGGGGTGTTACTATCCCTTTGGACTCAAACACAAAGGGTATAATGACGTGATTGTTGGAGTACAACATAACTGGGATTATCAAGGGAAAGAAAATCAAAAAGAACTTGGACTTAATTGGCATGACTTTGAAGCGAGAAATTATGATGCTTCTCTTGGAAGATGGATGAACTTAGACCCATTAGCTGAACAGATGAGAAGACATTCTCCATATAATTATGCGTTTAATAATCCTATTAGATTTATAGACCCAGATGGAATGGCGCCTTTTTGGAAAAAAGATAGTGAAGGTAACTATATAGCAGAAGAAGGCGATAGTGCTTGGTCGTTATATCAACAGTTTGGTAAACAAGATGGATTTACAGCAGATCAAGCTAATACAGCTGTTGAAAAGAATAGATCTAATTATATTAGAAAATCAGATGGAATGTTGATGTCTAACACTGAAGTAGGGGACAAAGTAACCATTGAAACTCCAGCTGCAGATACTAAAGATGATTCAACAATTACTACAGCAGAAGTAGAACCAACGGATGACTCAACAGTAAATACAAATAGCAGATCAGGCACTGATGTGGCTAATGATGCAGATTTAGGACTCACTATTTTAGGGATTTCTATGGCTGGTGCTGAAAATCTTATTAATGCAACCGTTAATGTAGGTGATGATGTAATTTTAGGTTCTCAAGTTGCACAGGCTTCAAAAATTAGTACAGTTTTAGGGGTTGCCTCTATTGCAATAAATGCCACGCAATGGCAACTTGCGAAAAAAAGTGGAGATGAACTTGCTATGAGAAGAGCTGAAGCAAGTGGAGTTGCAAATGCGGCAATAACATATGGAGGGATAATTGGTTGGGGAGTTGGTCTTGGAGTTCATTTTTCATTAATTTTAAATCCAAACATGACACCTTTAAAGCCTATAAATAATTTTAGTACTACAACTTGTTTTGTTGCTGGAACTATGATTCTTATGAAGGATAAAAAACTCAAGAAAATTGAAGATATTGTTGTTGGAGATGAAATTTTAAGTGTAGATATTAACACTATGAATATAGAGCCTGATATAGTTGTAGCAATACCAGATAAATTAAAAAAATATAATATGATTACTGCTGTATTTGATAATGGTATATCGAACACATTCTCTCCTGCTCATCCTTATTGGGTAAAAGGTAAAGGGTGGAGTGTTTATGACATAGAAGAAGCCAAAAAGGAACTATCTTTTAATGTTAAAAAAATAGAAGTTGGAGATTTGGTTTTGTATTATAGTAATGATAAATTAAAAGAAACTAAAATTTTGAACCTAATAAATCAAGGTAAATCTACAATTATGTACAACGTTGAGTTCGTTAAAAAAAATCGTACTTTTTTTGCTAATGGAATTTTAGTACATAACAAATACAAAGATTAAATGAAAAAACTCAAATTTATTTACAATAGTTTTTTTTATACTATTTATAAATGGAACTTACATTTGAATAAAAATGA from the Polaribacter cellanae genome contains:
- a CDS encoding type II toxin-antitoxin system RelE/ParE family toxin yields the protein MSKNYEQIIWSTQSEIDLDDILEYYLEFSPNKAYIHINDIIDAVEEIVFSEQWQIDEFDPSCRRVIVKKKYRVYYQVDKTTVRVTRVYPTQKNPNNILDH
- a CDS encoding DNA integrity scanning protein DisA nucleotide-binding domain protein, with the translated sequence MTNGDVIELFMWGYQKHAQISLQVSAESIFKKLDIELDPKIFFVGVLVEDRENRHPICIEPDDTDFYVSQFTDVKRLANELEKIDSDSRIIHSHPIAQENQDNKIKAKAYRDSILKTIERESSYGENDHFVSYPTNVEGYLVFTVLSLNKRKLEKYYSLTKDKWNDRFHISRSFIESCIDTFLDECTHELKDPNRGISFMSRKAEELLRDSARNFMYSASNVGGNFEGLHGLYDTCNEIASMKYEGAEGLGGLVVAPSGHKNIRMTLELKKPIKMRNHRKVRKFLELVDSESYIISDSALIYGLGKFTGKYNPKDENIFVISFKNHLKWELLHDENSLMLVEYGIPSLPKEKINRDKFYDDFPRLFKGIEKKQIDALWEVTMEATKQKHGAMLIISAQAETEAKRLESQCFPLEPLKLNSKLIAQTTSIDGGVLMDENAICHAIGVILDGIATEKGDSSRGSRYNSAVRYNEHFGAEAPVVIVVISEDGMINLIPELKPQIKHSVIIEAIDNFEDVLKSETLNKKKFNTGMSFFKSINFYLTEEDCKNINSLRHQIEEKFAKDLVMLRIVYQDITPYAEMNDSYYKEE
- a CDS encoding Hint domain-containing protein → MLMSNTEVGDKVTIETPAADTKDDSTITTAEVEPTDDSTVNTNSRSGTDVANDADLGLTILGISMAGAENLINATVNVGDDVILGSQVAQASKISTVLGVASIAINATQWQLAKKSGDELAMRRAEASGVANAAITYGGIIGWGVGLGVHFSLILNPNMTPLKPINNFSTTTCFVAGTMILMKDKKLKKIEDIVVGDEILSVDINTMNIEPDIVVAIPDKLKKYNMITAVFDNGISNTFSPAHPYWVKGKGWSVYDIEEAKKELSFNVKKIEVGDLVLYYSNDKLKETKILNLINQGKSTIMYNVEFVKKNRTFFANGILVHNKYKD